Genomic DNA from bacterium:
AATTTATCTTGGTGGATTTCAGGGACTATGGCCTGGTGGGGAAAGATGTGCTGAATGTGGGACCTGTTATCTTGGAATTACAGGAGGAATATGCCCTATTACATTTTGTACAAAACAACTTATTAATGGTCCATGTGGAGGAACAAATAAAGGAAAATGTGAAATAGACCCAGAAAAAGATTGCGGATGGGTTTTAATATATGAAAGATTGAAAAAAATAGGAAAACTTGAAATTTTAAAAGAATACCAAGAACCAAGAAATTATAAGTTACTTGAACCTGATTCTAAATTGAGGAAAAAGGTATTTTATGATTTAGATAAAAACGAGGAGTTTTAAATGGAAATTTCTAACTTACAGAAAAAATTGAATGAAGGGAAATTTGTTATTACTTCTGAAATAGGGCCTGGGAAAGGAACAAATCTTGAGTTTTTAAAAGAGGCAGAAGTTATAAAGAATATGGTTGATGCAATAAATGTGACTGATTTACAAAGTTCTGTTATGCGACTTGGTTCACTTAGTGTTTGCCACTTACTTGTAGAAATGGGGATAGAGCCAATTTTCCAGATAACATGTAGAGATAGGAATCGACTTGCATTACAATCAGACCTTTTAAATGCTTATGTTCTTGGTATTAGGAATGTTTTAGTTTTAACAGGAGACCATCCAATACTTGGGGACCATCCTGAAGCAAAGTCAGTTTTTGACCTTGATTCTGTTTCATTATTAAAAGTCGCTTCAACATTGATGGAAGGAAAAGATATGAAAGGGAATGAACTTGATGGTAAAGTAGAATTTTTTATTGGAGCAGTTGTAAGTCCTGGATATGAACCAATTGACCTACAGATAATAAAGATGGAGAAAAAAATTGAAAATGGAGCAAAATTCTTCCAGACACAGGCAGTATATGATTTAAAAAAGTTTGAAGAATTTATGAAAAGAGTTGAAAAATATAAGGTTCCTATTTTAGGTGGAATTGTTCTTCTTAAATCTGCTGGTATGGCAAAATATATGAATGAGAATGTAGCAGGAGT
This window encodes:
- a CDS encoding methylenetetrahydrofolate reductase, which codes for MEISNLQKKLNEGKFVITSEIGPGKGTNLEFLKEAEVIKNMVDAINVTDLQSSVMRLGSLSVCHLLVEMGIEPIFQITCRDRNRLALQSDLLNAYVLGIRNVLVLTGDHPILGDHPEAKSVFDLDSVSLLKVASTLMEGKDMKGNELDGKVEFFIGAVVSPGYEPIDLQIIKMEKKIENGAKFFQTQAVYDLKKFEEFMKRVEKYKVPILGGIVLLKSAGMAKYMNENVAGVTVPDKYIEMMAKAKKEERVKVSLQIGAELIKGMKDMCQGIHIMPLGWDKYVPDLLSLSGII